A stretch of the Solanum dulcamara chromosome 6, daSolDulc1.2, whole genome shotgun sequence genome encodes the following:
- the LOC129891178 gene encoding LOW QUALITY PROTEIN: peroxidase 16 (The sequence of the model RefSeq protein was modified relative to this genomic sequence to represent the inferred CDS: inserted 1 base in 1 codon), producing MENQRNSNLLFVLLLVLSASSSAFGQLETDFYKSKCPNVESLVRSAVRQKFQQTFVTAPATLRLFFHDCFVRGCDASMLLSSPNGKAEKDHPDNLSLAGDGFDTVVKAKAAVDKDSKCRNKVSCADILALATREVVAMTGGPFYPVELGRRDGKISTLASVQHQLPGEGFNLDQLNSMFARRGLSQTDMIALSGAHTLGFSHCNRVSKRLYNFSPKSRVDPTLNKAYVLQLKQMCPLRVDPRIAINMDPTTPNTFDNAYFRNLQQGKGLFVSDQVLFTDSRSRNTVNFFASNNDAFKQAFATAMTKLGRVGVLTGNQGEIRFDCTRXKLEESASIRLTLVYFLFFVIIFSHLYGFGIGNR from the exons atggaGAATCAAAGAAATAGTAATTTGTTGTTTGTTCTCTTATTGGTCCTAAGTGCTAGTAGTAGTGCATTTGGTCAATTGGAAACAGACTTCTACAAAAGTAAATGCCCAAATGTTGAGTCACTGGTTCGTTCTGCAGTTAGACAGAAATTTCAACAGACTTTTGTTACGGCTCCAGCAACTCTCCGACTCTTCTTCCATGATTGCTTTGTTCGG GGTTGTGATGCATCAATGCTATTGTCATCACCAAATGGAAAGGCAGAGAAGGACCATCCAGATAATCTTTCATTGGCAGGTGATGGATTTGACACTGTTGTCAAAGCCAAGGCAGCTGTGGACAAAGACTCCAAATGTCGTAACAAAGTATCGTGTGCTGATATTTTGGCTTTGGCCACTAGAGAAGTCGTTGCTATG ACTGGAGGCCCATTTTATCCAGTAGAGTTGGGCCGTCGTGATGGGAAAATTTCTACCTTAGCCTCCGTCCAACATCAACTTCCAGGCGAAGGATTCAACCTAGACCAGCTCAATTCCATGTTTGCCAGACGTGGCCTTAGCCAAACTGATATGATTGCATTATCAG gtGCACATACCCTTGGTTTCTCCCACTGCAACCGTGTTTCGAAGAGGCTCTACAATTTTAGCCCAAAGAGCAGAGTTGACCCGACCCTAAACAAAGCTTACGTGTTACAACTGAAGCAAATGTGTCCATTACGGGTCGACCCGAGAATCGCCATTAACATGGATCCAACAACACCAAATACCTTTGATAATGCTTATTTCAGGAACCTTCAACAAGGAAAGGGTCTCTTTGTCTCTGATCAAGTTCTCTTTACTGATTCAAGATCAAGAAACACTGTCAACTTCTTTGCTTCCAATAATGATGCATTCAAACAAGCATTTGCAACAGCCATGACAAAATTGGGCCGGGTCGGAGTTTTGACCGGAAACCAGGGTGAGATCCGATTCGACTGCACCA CCAAATTAGAGGAGAGTGCAAGCATTCGTTTAACTTTAGTGTACTTCCtattttttgtaataattttcTCTCATTTGTATGGTTTTGGGATAGGTAACCGATAG